The Armatimonadota bacterium genome has a window encoding:
- a CDS encoding dockerin type I repeat-containing protein: MTRVLTVLALLCGASAGIAGTGDITGDGVISSADTRLALKIVGGLVKPTTAQQAAADVAPDGLDGAVRIADAVKIARMSLGLDPPIATAAVSTTLTLTVSGNATQNILLPGAYPVAGKLTDLSNTVFTGAIAFANTTTGTVFGPASLDTTTGAFSVPLPAGVYQPVAVTHKETTNGSGEVEKTDTAMAVGTPLTVFGPVSNLTLKRAALPTPPVLTLNFTGVSAPQFATSKVYLTDTGGTASTYRLNDVSRDVTLPPASINVPAGKYYVEVATEFGVSSGASPFYYVMYYNPLTVTGATSTTLNFPQLYELGGAVTSPTANPPIDFYSRLQPTGTADTTASYTLLGSANDYLVGIQPGQHIFSIGITSPNANTLVYFMLPYTMLAHNAIKNIAVPPLPAFRTIQGKVTQVNGSAAANVAITASSNLATIPAGGAFSYTATATSSFTGAYTLYLPDGTYTVTAAP, encoded by the coding sequence ATGACACGCGTACTCACGGTGTTGGCTCTGCTCTGCGGCGCCTCGGCCGGCATTGCCGGCACGGGGGATATCACGGGAGATGGAGTCATCTCGTCGGCCGATACCAGACTGGCGCTCAAAATCGTCGGTGGGCTCGTGAAACCGACGACGGCCCAACAGGCCGCCGCGGACGTGGCGCCCGACGGTCTTGACGGCGCCGTTCGCATTGCCGACGCGGTGAAGATCGCTCGAATGTCGCTGGGCCTCGACCCGCCGATCGCCACCGCCGCGGTCTCAACGACACTGACCCTCACAGTCTCCGGTAACGCCACGCAAAACATCCTGCTGCCCGGCGCCTACCCGGTGGCGGGAAAGCTCACGGACCTGTCGAATACAGTGTTCACAGGCGCCATCGCGTTCGCGAACACGACAACGGGGACGGTGTTCGGTCCTGCCTCGCTGGACACGACAACCGGCGCGTTCTCTGTGCCCCTTCCCGCAGGGGTATACCAGCCGGTAGCCGTCACACACAAGGAGACAACCAACGGCAGCGGCGAGGTCGAGAAAACGGATACGGCGATGGCGGTTGGTACCCCGCTGACCGTTTTCGGACCTGTTTCAAACCTGACTCTGAAGAGGGCGGCACTGCCGACGCCCCCCGTTCTCACCTTGAATTTTACCGGGGTCAGCGCTCCCCAGTTCGCCACCTCAAAGGTCTATCTGACCGACACGGGCGGGACGGCATCGACATACCGGCTCAACGATGTCTCGCGCGATGTGACCCTGCCTCCCGCAAGCATCAACGTACCCGCCGGCAAGTACTACGTGGAGGTTGCCACGGAATTCGGAGTCAGCAGCGGCGCAAGCCCGTTCTACTACGTGATGTATTACAATCCGCTGACCGTGACAGGCGCAACGTCCACCACGCTCAATTTTCCCCAACTGTACGAACTGGGGGGCGCCGTTACGTCTCCGACGGCCAACCCGCCGATCGACTTCTATTCAAGGTTGCAGCCCACCGGCACGGCGGATACCACGGCGTCGTATACGCTCTTGGGTTCCGCTAATGACTACCTTGTGGGCATTCAGCCGGGCCAGCATATCTTCTCAATCGGCATCACCAGCCCCAACGCGAACACGTTGGTCTATTTCATGCTCCCATACACCATGCTGGCGCACAACGCGATCAAGAACATTGCGGTGCCACCCCTTCCGGCGTTTCGCACCATCCAAGGCAAGGTCACCCAGGTGAACGGGAGCGCGGCCGCAAACGTCGCGATCACGGCGAGTTCAAACCTGGCAACGATTCCCGCCGGTGGGGCGTTTTCGTATACTGCGACGGCCACTTCTTCCTTCACCGGCGCCTACACGCTGTACCTGCCCGACGGAACCTACACGGTAACCGCGGCGCCTTAG
- a CDS encoding homocysteine synthase, with the protein MADSETSAWGFDTKAVHAGQVVDETTKSRAVPIYQTTSYLFDDAQHAADVFSLSKAGNIYTRLGNPTTAMFEDRMAALEGGSGALAVASGQAAETIALLNIARAGDEIVASSNLYGGTYTLFTATFPKMGVTVKLVDPTKPEDFKAAITPRTKALYAETMGNPSLNVLDFAAVSEVAHDAGLPLIVDNTFGSPFLCRPLEHGADIVLHSATKFIGGHGTSIGGVIIDGGKFDWGNGNFPEFTEPDPSYHGLKYFEALGPMAYITKARVQWLRDIGSCLSPFNAFMFLIGLETLHLRMRRHSDNALAAARFLEAHDLVSWVNYPGLESHQTYALGQKYMPVGQGAMMSFGIKGGLKAGRKFINSVKLFSLLANVGDAKSLVIHPASTTHQQLTEEEQISAGVLPDLIRLSIGIEDPQDILADLDQALKASTR; encoded by the coding sequence ATGGCGGACAGCGAAACGAGCGCGTGGGGATTCGATACCAAGGCGGTGCATGCGGGGCAGGTGGTGGACGAGACGACGAAGTCGAGGGCCGTCCCCATCTATCAGACAACTTCCTACCTTTTCGACGATGCCCAGCACGCGGCGGACGTGTTCTCGCTTTCCAAGGCCGGCAACATTTATACGCGTTTGGGCAATCCGACCACGGCCATGTTTGAAGATCGCATGGCCGCCCTGGAGGGCGGTTCGGGCGCCCTGGCGGTTGCCAGCGGGCAGGCGGCTGAGACAATCGCCCTCTTGAACATTGCGCGTGCGGGCGACGAGATCGTCGCGTCGTCCAATCTCTACGGCGGCACGTACACTCTGTTCACGGCCACGTTCCCCAAGATGGGCGTCACTGTCAAACTGGTAGATCCCACCAAGCCCGAAGATTTCAAGGCCGCGATCACTCCCAGGACCAAGGCGCTCTACGCTGAGACGATGGGCAATCCCTCGCTCAACGTCCTGGATTTTGCCGCCGTCTCCGAGGTCGCTCATGATGCCGGCCTGCCGCTGATCGTGGACAACACCTTCGGCAGCCCGTTTCTCTGCCGTCCGCTCGAGCACGGTGCGGACATCGTGCTCCACAGCGCCACCAAATTCATCGGGGGGCACGGCACCAGCATCGGCGGCGTGATCATTGACGGCGGCAAGTTCGACTGGGGCAACGGCAACTTCCCCGAGTTCACGGAACCCGACCCGAGTTACCACGGCCTGAAGTACTTCGAGGCCCTTGGCCCGATGGCGTACATCACGAAGGCGCGTGTTCAGTGGCTCCGCGATATCGGTTCCTGCCTGTCTCCGTTCAATGCCTTCATGTTCCTGATAGGGCTAGAAACACTTCACCTCCGGATGCGTCGCCATAGCGACAACGCGCTGGCCGCGGCGAGATTCCTGGAAGCCCACGATCTGGTCAGTTGGGTGAACTATCCCGGCCTGGAGAGCCACCAAACGTATGCGTTGGGGCAGAAGTACATGCCGGTGGGGCAGGGCGCGATGATGAGTTTCGGCATCAAGGGCGGCCTTAAAGCCGGACGCAAGTTCATCAACAGCGTGAAGCTGTTCAGTCTTCTCGCCAATGTTGGCGACGCGAAGAGCCTGGTGATCCATCCGGCCAGTACGACGCATCAGCAATTGACCGAGGAGGAACAGATATCGGCCGGCGTGCTGCCGGATCTCATCCGCCTCAGTATCGGCATCGAGGACCCGCAGGATATTCTCGCCGATCTCGACCAGGCCCTGAAGGCCTCAACCAGGTGA